TGAACATTCCCCAAAGTAAGGTTTTCTTTAATTTTCAATTGGGGAAACCTTAGGAAAAACGCTACTATTGCTAACACTGGAAATATAACCCAAAGTTGCATAGCAAACTTCCAATCGAATGTTCCGGAATTGGCTACCGATGAAGTTAGGCCGGAAGACAGTGCGCTAATTAAATTCATTGTAATTGAGTAAAGGCCGACGACAAAACCGGTATTTTTTGTAAAAGTGGATTTAATTAAACTTGGCGTTAATACATTACCTGCAGAAATCGCTATACCAACGACTAACGTCCCTAGAATTAAAACGGAACTATCGCCAAAAACCCTAAAAATCACACCAAACGATAGGATGAACATTGATACTAACAATGTCACTTCAATACCTAATTTAGCTGCAATCTTAGGCACAAGTGGTGAGAATAACCCAAATGCAATCAATGGTAAAGTATTCATAAATCCTATTGCTGTATTGGACATGGCTAAATCACTTTTAATGTGAGCTACTAATGGTCCAACAGAAGCTATCGGCGAGCGTAACGTTGCTCCTACTAATAATATAGCTATAAGTAACACATATAAGTAATAAGTCTTTTTAGTATCTAAATTCACGCACAACACCTCTTTTAGACCAATTATTAATCTTAGTAATTGGTATCCTATAAGTTCTCAAAATTCATCTAATTTAAAAAGTTTCATCAACAGAGCTAAGCTTAAGAAGCTTTTTTCAATGATAGGGCCAAAATTAAAATAATAATCAGTATAATACCTACTAATTGCAGTGGTAAGAATTCAACTTTCAACCAAACTGCACTCGCTACTATGGCCATCACTGGCTCGATTGTTCCGTATAAAGTAGTTTCTTTGGCAGTTAAATAAGTTAAACTTTTAATAAAGAAAAAGAATGCGATTGCCGTGCCACCAATAATACCAAATATTAAATATGCGGTAGTGGATATAGTTAATGATGCAAAATTAAAGTGCCATATGGATGCCTTAAAGTTCATCACGACACCTGAAATTAGCATCGCCCAACCAACGACTAAGACGGATTGGAATCTTACTAATAATTGATTGGCATAAATCGTATAAAATGTAAGTGATAATCCGGAAATAATACCCCAAATTACACTTGGCGGCGCCACTAATAATTTATTGAAAGAGCCATTTGTTAATAATAAAAATGTACCTGATAGTGTTAAAACAATAGCAACTAAATCAAATAGTT
The Staphylococcus kloosii genome window above contains:
- a CDS encoding DMT family transporter; the encoded protein is MTNNSNQRLQGIFLAIVGASLWGLGGTVSDFLFQQRNIDINWYVTARLIISGLALLALFKIMNRQKSIFAIFTNVHTIIQLVIFSIFGMLLVQYSYMASINYGNAAIATLLQYIAPVYIILWYVIRRKEKFKLFDLVAIVLTLSGTFLLLTNGSFNKLLVAPPSVIWGIISGLSLTFYTIYANQLLVRFQSVLVVGWAMLISGVVMNFKASIWHFNFASLTISTTAYLIFGIIGGTAIAFFFFIKSLTYLTAKETTLYGTIEPVMAIVASAVWLKVEFLPLQLVGIILIIILILALSLKKAS
- a CDS encoding CynX/NimT family MFS transporter, coding for MNLDTKKTYYLYVLLIAILLVGATLRSPIASVGPLVAHIKSDLAMSNTAIGFMNTLPLIAFGLFSPLVPKIAAKLGIEVTLLVSMFILSFGVIFRVFGDSSVLILGTLVVGIAISAGNVLTPSLIKSTFTKNTGFVVGLYSITMNLISALSSGLTSSVANSGTFDWKFAMQLWVIFPVLAIVAFFLRFPQLKIKENLTLGNVHNDIETTVWKSKFAWAITLYMGLQSLIPYSLFAWLPQILETKGFNGNQAGWYMTIFQLAMLPINFIIPIITSKMQKQSFLTLTSGLFLVVGLLGVLFLNNHWIIVFLILIGLGTGATYSLAMMFFVLKTASVKKSSDLSGMAQSIGYILAASGPLLLGIISQQTGNWNFSIILLLLVGILVSIFGYISGKDKKI